The Argentina anserina chromosome 3, drPotAnse1.1, whole genome shotgun sequence genome includes a region encoding these proteins:
- the LOC126786760 gene encoding helicase protein MOM1 isoform X1: MQVNMAHDTRSSRKVKDDESNNSIGRQISSKGPSTSGSSTSDTPVLRRSSRETLLKKNNSLSPSSNRKSERLEKEIPETPPAKKKSERGENKSTPSTLRRSERGKTQSSTSASRTSNKSLDLSPMKERRENKEKSVKQLTLGTEKLSNSVKQNVGHRQVKQKRLNSRAYIRSLQGYMKPSDVQKLRDKCTPPPFYSAVTEMINQVPERVKVDFSAMEKQTPELTTSISNGKISDVNIGLEGSDCITPSKRKREMADGGSDSLGANTSKKVCTVVDAVSLLSSGCTENLPVEKCGVCFKRQRLDSDSMKHDCCSCGTKLLSVGENELDIGDVRADNIVSQLEKLNIYMQQKVLSGDLVSNGEENSRNACLICTSGGKLLCCDGKGCKSSYHLSCLDPPMSDAPTGVWYCSVCVQKNTESSIHSMSDEPESLGNARDVEVSDADDSSRFMEYWVPVEISNVQRELYCEKLLLNPSLLYLSSSKDLVGALHDLLRSTRKCCDHPYILEASVQEKVMEVEGIQAIDNFEEKKKAMLDAGIKTSGKLQLLDMMLMEIKNQGFRVLIVYQSIGGPGIGPGICIGDILDDFLRQRYGEDSYERVEQGVVATKKGESMDKFNNKACGRFVFLLETRACRPNIKLLSVDTIIIFGSDWNPVNDVRALQKISLDSQFEQIKVFRLYSTCTIEEKALILAKEEKILDSNLHNINKINCQLLLSWGAPYQFVKLNEFHLPGSSVSILPVKSPLKDVIQEFVSLLPQDAKNGGFSGLSVISKAHQTGGGYSMKTSLFSELKCQHMGDGKPLSFWLKLWEGKHPQWKYCIGLSQRNRKRVKHMDKELSKKAQVEIDEAVKKRKRLGNSNYGSGNLKPGFERKTTPISEDGAFVTRADNVLRSSSWLSAFINKKSIFAIPVSDKSEERRKFLDAQKSLHLHLKPEISKLCGVLQFSDLHRVWVEKFLEYVMMNHKVNREPATILHAFQISVCWTVASFLKHKLDHKESFALAKQHLNFDCQKEEADRVFSMLRCLKKMFLYRTRNFKAADSPNISELSNNGTISDFQGVKLSAADYQLYLVGKDVEKCINEMRKKFEKKMKKLLEKQSEEQRQIMKFYEEEKEQLERKHKIELAVNRITAMSLDRLRIMETEFEKEIEEHKHRVDMQLQLLEKLQLEARVKLKEKENQRVEEVQNWVREELLNRAPSVAPDETAACSSPVRPVTTSARPIIEDGAHDPMTSEDVNNTVKNNQENVASMIPCAKELMTNGITAESGEALLNVPEIITSKVVTSSLPPFEERIDNSDKIPMFDRDVGLEQPIIVGSTDGPLTLSATEQYPHGTALSMPDREAPLELPETVSLIHGVNNIVSVSPCASEEQIHVVTKNISGNEVESAVVATVSSNDARLNHLSRVPHSSEQLNVDNLTKMGNGEVNDTTTSDIATGVNQQKTPELSSAAKSVTTIYSEHSDQEVASNEPVVPASERPDRGSQFSSACCENQVQDTVLVTSTTEQYGHVQARKEQFTCLPVENQALQSVAIIASDHDELVVHVPNRLSSACAIEVNQSTENQDGGVLSTTVQDGDARATGNQITSQPVENPVSQYVAIVESDHEVPAAVVQLQPPPEPAAIGIDIQPSRSDHTSNQVSQAPMQVVENFSDQSNETALRPAPSLSWHQPFDVITNGSGQFFSETRDTSLTNSRPIHAAPQGTLRMPHHLYPDPLQSELERLNKEMEQNIKSHEDKKLRLKSDYDKKIEEAVAELRRQCETKLQEEEATFRHVQKELDANHNKVLMNKILAEAFRSKCTDLRASNVSGVQQDGHSFIQQLLQFSMQQNGQGTSSVSSSPSTSLPSASLQTSIAPLPSQQGSFIAPIIRLQTSSAPFPSLQTTLPASATAPSQHYTAPIMQTVPLSPASSIPARPPHIGTFSGSTGIPQGGGQIRSPAPHLQPFRPSTSVTGTSPLSQEGGISNPQSHSNTPATSPSLPHLSQMAAPTQQIVPCSGAPHVETAGRSSTPNSASALKLLMDMEKRSGANRPGGLLSLPASNSLNHPGPVFVSSATTNPVNTGATHEIVCLSDDD; the protein is encoded by the exons GTAAATATGGCACATGACACACGATCTAGTCGGAAAGTCAAGGATGACGAGAGTAATAATTCCATTGGGAGGCAGATTAGTAGTAAAGGACCCAGTACTTCAGGCTCGTCAACGTCAGATACACCTGTCTTAAGGAGGTCTTCTAGAGAAACATTGTTGAAGAAAAACAACAGTCTGAGCCCTTCTAGCAATCGGAAGTCTGAACGACTTGAAAAAGAAATACCTGAAACTCCTCCAGCTAAGAAGAAATCTGAGAGAGGTGAGAATAAGTCAACGCCGAGTACTCTAAGGAGGTCTGAAAGAGGCAAGACTCAGTCATCCACTTCTGCATCTAGAACATCTAATAAAAGCTTGGATTTATCACCAATGAAAGAAAGAAGggaaaacaaggagaagagTGTGAAACAATTGACCTTGGGGACTGAGAAACTTAGCAATAGTGTGAAACAAAATGTAGGACATAGGCAGGTCAAACAAAAAAGATTGAACTCACGTGCTTATATCAGAAGTCTCCAAGGATATATGAAACCTTCAG ATGTTCAGAAGCTGAGGGATAAATGTACACCGCCACCATTTTACAGTGCTGTAACTGAAATGATCAATCAGGTGCCTGAAAGGGTAAAGGTGGATTTTTCTGCCATGGAAAAGCAGACGCCCGAGCTGACAACTTCTATATCAAACGGAAAAATTTCTGATGTTAATATCGGCTTAGAAGGCAGTGACTGTATTACACCTTCTAAAAGGAAAAGGGAGATGGCTGATGGAGGATCTGATTCTTTGGGAGCAAACACGAGTAAAAAGGTCTGCACCGTGGTTGATGCCGTCTCTTTATTGTCATCTGGCTGTACAGAAAATCTTCCGGTTGAAAAATGTGGTGTCTGTTTTAAGCGACAAAG GTTAGACAGTGATTCAATGAAGCATGATTGTTGCTCTTGTGGAACAAAGCTGCTATCTGTTGGTGAAAATGAG CTGGATATTGGAGATGTCCGAGCTGATAATATAGTGAGCCAACTTGAAAAGCTTAACATTTATATGCAGCAGAAGGTGTTGTCTGGAGATCTCGTATCAAATGGTGAAGAAAATAGTCGAAATGCATGCCTCATTTGCACTTCTGGGGGGAAGCTCTT GTGCTGTGATGGAAAAGGATGCAAGAGTAGCTATCATCTTTCTTGTCTAGATCCTCCTATGAGTGATGCTCCTACTGGAGTCTGGTACTGTTCTGTGTGTGTTCAGAAAAACACAGAATCCAGTATACATTCTATGTCAGATGAACCAGAGTCACTCGGGAATGCTAGAGACGTGGAGGTATCAGATGCTGATG attcgtcCAGGTTTATGGAGTACTGGGTTCCTGTAGAAATATCGAATGTTCAGCGAGAGCTATACTGTGAAAAGCTGCTGTTAAACCCCTCATTGCTTTACTTATCTTCATCAAAAGATCTTGTTGGAGCACTCCACGATCTACTTAGATCTACACGAAAG TGCTGTGATCACCCTTACATTTTGGAAGCATCGGTACAAGAAAAAGTTATGGAAGTCGAAGGCATTCAAGCAATTGacaattttgaagaaaaaaagaaagcaaTGTTGGATGCCGGAATAAAGACAAGTGGCAAGCTTCAGCTTCTTGACATGATGCTTATGGAGATAAAGAATCAAGGTTTTAGAGTGCTAATCGTATATCAG TCAATAGGTGGTCCGGGAATTGGTCCGGGAATTTGTATAGGAGATATTTTGGATGATTTCCTGCGTCAAAGGTATGGTGAAGACTCTTATGAACGAGTTGAACAGGGTGTCGTTGCCACTAAGAAAGGCGAGTCAATGGACAAGTTTAACAATAAGGCATGTGGTAGGTTTGTGTTCTTATTGGAGACTCGTGCCTGCCGTCCCAACATCAAACTATTATCAGTTGATACTATTATTATATTTGGGAGTGACTGGAACCCAGTGAATGATGTACGAGCCTTGCAAAAGATATCACTTGATTCACAGTTTGAGCAGATAAAAGTATTTCGCTTGTATTCGACTTGCACCATAGAGGAAAAAGCTCTGATTTTGGCAAAGGAGGAGAAGATTCTTGACAGCAATCTGCATAATATTAACAAGATTAATTGTCAATTGCTCCTTTCGTGGGGTGCACCTTATCAATTTGTTAAACTGAATGAGTTTCATTTGCCAGGCTCCAGTGTCAGTATCTTACCAGTAAAATCACCTCTGAAAGATGTCATCCAGGAATTTGTGTCCCTACTTCCTCAGGATGCCAAAAACGGTGGCTTCAGTGGTTTATCTGTTATCTCGAAAGCTCATCAAACAGGAGGAGGTTACAGTATGAAGACTAGCTTGTTCAGTGAATTGAAATGTCAACATATGGGTGATGGGAAGCCACTCAGTTTTTGGTTAAAACTGTGGGAGGGAAAACATCCACAGTGGAAATATTGTATTGGTTTGTCTCAGAGGAACAGAAAAAGAGTAAAACATATGGATAAAGAGCTATCAAAGAAAGCACAAGTTGAAATTGATGAAGCCGTAAAAAAACGGAAGAGGTTGGGAAATAGTAATTATGGTTCAGGCAATTTAAAACCTGGATTTGAGAGGAAAACAACTCCTATATCTGAGGATG GAGCTTTTGTAACTCGAGCAGACAATGTGCTTCGCTCTTCTTCTTGGTTATCTGCTTTTATAAATAAGAAAAGCATTTTTGCAATACCAGTGAGTGACAAATCTGAGGAGAGAAGAAAATTCCTTGATGCTCAGAAGAGTCTGCATCTTCATTTGAAGCCGGAGATATCAAAACTTTGTGGAGTCCTACAATTCTCT GATCTTCACAGGGTTTGGGTTGAAAAGTTTCTTGAATATGTGATGATGAATCACAAAGTTAATAGAGAACCAGCAACCATATTGCATGCATTTCAGATATCTGTG TGTTGGACTGTGGCGTCTTTTCTGAAGCACAAACTTGACCACAAAGAATCGTTTGCACTTGCAAAACAGCATCTTAACTTTGATTGCCAGAAGGAAGAGGCAGACCGCGTTTTTTCAATGCTGCGGTGTCTGAAGAAAATGTTTTTATACCGTACGAGGAACTTTAAGGCTGCAGACTCTCCAAATATTTCTGAACTCTCAAATAATGGTACAATCTCAGACTTCCAAGGGGTCAAATTGAGTGCTGCAGACTATCAGCTATATTTAGTAGGCAAGGATGTTGAAAAATGTATCAATGAAATGCGGAAGAAgtttgagaagaagatgaaaaaacTTCTCGAAAAACAATCTGAAGAGCAAAgacaaattatgaaattttacGAGGAGGAAAAGGAGCAACTTGAAAGGAAGCACAAAATAGAGTTGGCTGTAAATCGAATTACTGCAATGAGTTTAGATAGACTGAGGATCATGGAAACTGAATTTGAAAAGGAAATTGAAGAGCATAAACACCGGGTGGACATGCAGCTGCAACTGCTCGAGAAATTACAGCTGGAAGCAAGGGTTAAGCTCAAAGAGAAGGAGAACCAACGAGTAGAGGAAGTGCAAAACTGGGTTCGTGAGGAGTTGTTGAATAGGGCACCTTCAGTTGCACCTGATGAAACTGCAGCATGTAGCAGTCCCGTTAGACCAGTCACGACTTCTGCTCGACCCATTATTGAAGATGGTGCACATGATCCAATGACTTCTGAGGATGTTAATAATACTGTGAAAAACAATCAAGAAAATGTTGCTTCTATGATTCCTTGTGCCAAGGAGCTGATGACTAACGGAATCACCGCAGAAAGTGGGGAGGCTCTACTAAATGTCCCAGAGATCATCACTAGCAAAGTTGTAACCTCCAGTCTTCCTCCTTTTGAAGAAAGGATTGACAACTCTGACAAAATACCCATGTTTGATAGGGATGTTGGACTGGAACAGCCCATAATTGTCGGTTCAACTGATGGTCCACTGACTCTGTCAGCTACAGAACAGTACCCTCATGGGACTGCATTAAGCATGCCTGACAGAGAGGCACCACTTGAATTGCCTGAGACTGTCAGTTTGATTCATGGTGTTAATAATATTGTGTCTGTGAGCCCTTGTGCATCTGAAGAACAAATCCATGTAGTAACAAAAAACATATCAGGTAATGAGGTCGAGTCAGCAGTGGTTGCAACTGTGAGTTCGAATGATGCTCGACTGAATCATCTCTCCAGGGTTCCTCATTCATCTGAACAACTGAATGTTGACAATCTTACAAAAATGGGGAACGGTGAAGTGAATGATACTACTACATCTGATATTGCAACTGGGGTCAACCAGCAGAAAACTCCTGAGTTATCTTCAGCTGCTAAATCGGTCACAACTATATATTCTGAGCACTCAGACCAAGAAGTAGCCTCCAATGAGCCAGTAGTACCAGCCTCTGAGAGACCAGACCGTGGTTCTCAGTTTTCTTCAGCGTGTTGTGAGAACCAAGTTCAAGATACTGTCTTGGTTACATCGACTACAGAGCAATATGGACATGTGCAAGCTCGCAAAGAGCAGTTTACATGCCTACCAGTTGAAAATCAAGCATTGCAATCAGTTGCAATCATAGCTTCTGATCATGATGAGTTAGTGGTACATGTACCTAACAGATTATCTTCAGCTTGTGCAATTGAAGTTAATCAAAGTACTGAAAATCAAGATGGAGGTGTCCTGTCCACTACGGTACAAGATGGAGATGCACGAGCTACTGGGAACCAGATTACAAGTCAACCAGTTGAAAACCCAGTATCCCAATATGTTGCCATTGTAGAATCTGATCATGAAGTGCCCGCAGCTGTAGTACAACTACAGCCTCCTCCTGAGCCTGCAGCTATTGGAATTGACATTCAGCCAAGTAGGAGCGATCACACCTCTAACCaagtttctcaggctcccatGCAAGTAGTTGAGAACTTTTCTGATCAATCAAATGAAACTGCTTTGCGGCCAGCACCAAGTCTATCCTGGCATCAGCCGTTTGATGTAATTACTAATGGATCTGGGCAGTTTTTTTCAGAAACACGGGATACTTCTTTAACTAATAGTCGTCCTATACATGCTGCTCCCCAGGGGACACTAAGGATGCCTCACCATTTATACCCTGACCCACTTCAAAGTGAATTGGAAAGATTGAATAAAGAAATGGAACAAAACATTAAGTCTCATGAAGATAAG AAGCTGCGTCTGAAATCCGATTATGACAAGAAAATAGAAGAGGCTGTTGCTGAACTTCGCCGGCAATGTGAGACTAAACTTCAGGAGGAAGAAGCCACGTTTCGGCATGTACAGAAGGAACTGGATGCAAATCATAATAAAGTTTTGATGAATAAGATTTTGGCTGAGGCTTTCAGGTCTAAATGCACAGATCTTAGGGCGTCAAATGTGTCTGGAGTGCAGCAAG ACGGACATTCTTTTATCCAGCAGTTGCTTCAGTTTTCTATGCAGCAAAATGGACAGGGGACTTCTTCAGTTTCTAGCTCACCATCAACCAGCCTTCCTTCAGCTAGTCTGCAGACTTCTATTGCACCCTTACCCAGCCAACAGGGTTCTTTTATTGCTCCAATTATCAGACTGCAGACTTCTAGTGCACCTTTTCCCAGCCTGCAAACAACCCTACCGGCATCTGCGACTGCACCCAGTCAGCATTACACAGCTCCAATCATGCAGACTGTTCCGCTTTCCCCTGCTTCTTCCATTCCAGCAAGACCCCCTCATATCGGTACCTTTTCTGGTTCCACAGGAATCCCCCAAGGTGGAGGTCAGATCCGTTCCCCAGCCCCACATCTCCAACCATTTAGGCCTTCAACATCTGTTACAG GCACCAGCCCTCTGTCTCAGGAAGGTGGGATTTCAAATCCTCAATCCCATAGCAACACCCCAGCGACATCGCCATCACTTCCGCATTTGTCTCAAATGGCAGCTCCCACACAACAGATTGTTCCCTGTAGTGGGGCCCCACATGTTGAAACTGCAGGGCGTAGCTCGACACCTAATTCTGCATCTGCGTTGAAGTTGCTGATGGATATGGAGAAACGTTCAGGTGCAAATCGACCAGGTGGTTTGTTGTCACTGCCGGCTTCAAATTCACTGAACCATCCTGGTCCTGTTTTTGTGAGCAGCGCAACTACCAACCCTGTAAATACAGGTGCAACCCATGAAATAGTTTGTTTATCTGACGATGACTAA